In one window of Microbacterium sp. PM5 DNA:
- a CDS encoding sugar kinase, whose amino-acid sequence MSAPLRVLTLGESMGLLRGDGIGGFERLPAASIDTGGAEGNTAVGLARLGVPVTWLGRVGDDALGRRVCGDLRAEGVDVLAITDPAAPTGLMLKSTPRAGTTVIEYYRAGSAGSRLTPADLDRLDFAAYGIIHITGVTLALSASARATVHEAVDRARAHGLLVSFAVNHRSKLWDRDRARAAYLDLLPRVDIVFASDEEAELVSRPSGAAPLAELARALGALGPREAVVTLGDRGAIAEIDGAAHLIAADKISPVDTVGAGDAFAAGYLAARAAGHPAYERLRVATRCGAFACLHPGDWQGAARQSDLDQGFGITVVR is encoded by the coding sequence ATGAGCGCCCCCCTGCGCGTGCTGACCCTCGGAGAGAGCATGGGTCTGCTCCGTGGAGACGGCATCGGCGGCTTCGAGCGCCTGCCCGCGGCATCCATCGACACGGGAGGCGCCGAGGGCAATACCGCCGTCGGGCTCGCGCGTCTGGGCGTGCCCGTGACGTGGCTGGGACGCGTGGGCGATGACGCGCTGGGGCGTCGCGTCTGCGGTGACCTGCGCGCGGAGGGGGTCGACGTGCTCGCGATCACCGACCCCGCGGCGCCGACCGGTCTCATGCTGAAGTCCACGCCGAGGGCGGGAACGACGGTGATCGAGTACTACCGGGCCGGGAGCGCGGGAAGCCGCCTCACCCCCGCCGACCTCGATCGGCTCGATTTCGCCGCTTACGGCATCATCCACATCACGGGCGTGACGCTCGCGCTCTCGGCGAGCGCTCGTGCGACGGTGCACGAGGCCGTCGACCGCGCCCGCGCTCACGGCCTGCTCGTCTCCTTCGCCGTCAACCACCGCTCGAAGCTGTGGGACCGCGATCGGGCCCGCGCCGCCTATCTCGATCTTCTCCCGCGTGTCGACATCGTCTTCGCGAGCGATGAGGAGGCCGAGCTGGTGTCACGACCCTCGGGTGCCGCCCCGCTCGCCGAGCTCGCGCGGGCCCTGGGCGCACTCGGCCCACGCGAAGCCGTCGTGACGCTCGGTGATCGAGGCGCGATCGCCGAGATCGACGGCGCCGCGCACCTGATCGCCGCCGACAAGATCTCCCCCGTCGACACGGTCGGCGCCGGTGACGCCTTTGCCGCCGGCTACCTCGCCGCGCGCGCGGCGGGGCACCCTGCATACGAGCGGCTGCGGGTCGCGACCCGGTGTGGAGCATTCGCCTGCCTGCACCCCGGCGACTGGCAAGGTGCCGCGCGACAGTCCGACCTCGATCAGGGTTTCGGGATCACCGTTGTCCGCTGA
- a CDS encoding bifunctional 4-hydroxy-2-oxoglutarate aldolase/2-dehydro-3-deoxy-phosphogluconate aldolase has product MDTLETIGRIGIVPVVVLDDPLHGAPLAEALRDGGIGCAEFTLRTPAGLGALRAAAAVDGFIAGAGTVLSADQVDAVADAGARFLVSPGYAAGVNVRARERGLTMIPGIATATELQRAREDGYTHLKVFPASALGGPAYLDALAGPFPDVRLLPSGGVSADNLGDYLRRPTVFAGSGSWMVPRAQIAAGGFGAIRDLARACRELCDAVRGPA; this is encoded by the coding sequence GTGGACACGCTCGAAACGATCGGTCGCATCGGCATCGTGCCGGTCGTCGTCCTCGACGACCCCCTCCATGGCGCTCCGCTCGCGGAGGCGCTGCGAGACGGCGGTATCGGCTGCGCCGAGTTCACCCTGCGTACGCCAGCGGGTCTGGGGGCGCTGCGCGCGGCGGCCGCCGTCGACGGCTTCATCGCGGGCGCGGGCACGGTGCTGAGCGCCGACCAAGTGGATGCCGTGGCGGATGCCGGGGCGCGGTTCCTGGTGTCGCCAGGCTACGCCGCGGGCGTCAACGTGAGGGCACGCGAGCGCGGCCTCACGATGATCCCGGGCATCGCGACGGCGACGGAACTGCAACGCGCGCGTGAGGACGGCTACACGCATCTCAAGGTGTTCCCGGCCTCGGCTTTGGGCGGACCCGCCTACCTCGACGCTCTTGCCGGCCCGTTTCCCGACGTTCGCCTCCTGCCCAGCGGAGGTGTGAGTGCCGACAACCTCGGCGACTACCTGCGTCGCCCGACCGTGTTCGCCGGCAGCGGCAGCTGGATGGTGCCGCGGGCGCAGATCGCGGCAGGTGGCTTCGGGGCGATCCGCGATCTCGCACGCGCGTGCCGCGAGCTCTGCGACGCGGTGCGAGGCCCGGCATGA
- a CDS encoding SDR family NAD(P)-dependent oxidoreductase, protein MSDLFDLTGTTAVVTGARRGIGYAMAVALAGAGADIIGVSASQPASGSDIEHAVTATGRRFEGIACDFADVDAVDALGRTLAERRVDILVNNAGTIERAPAAEHPQELWDRVIQINLSSQFRLTQAVARQMLERRRGKVIFTASLLSFQGGINVPGYAAAKSGIAGLTKALSNEWSSHGVNVNAIAPGYIATDNTEALRADIDRSRSILERIPAGRWGEASDLAGATVFLAAPASDYVSGIALPVDGGWLGR, encoded by the coding sequence ATGAGCGACCTGTTCGACCTGACGGGAACGACGGCTGTCGTCACCGGCGCGCGCCGCGGCATCGGATACGCGATGGCCGTGGCCCTCGCCGGGGCCGGTGCCGACATCATCGGCGTCAGCGCCTCGCAACCGGCATCCGGCAGCGACATCGAGCACGCCGTCACGGCGACGGGCCGCCGTTTCGAGGGCATCGCGTGCGACTTCGCCGACGTCGATGCCGTCGACGCTCTGGGCCGGACCCTCGCCGAACGCCGCGTCGACATCCTCGTCAACAATGCCGGCACGATCGAACGAGCCCCCGCCGCCGAGCACCCGCAGGAACTGTGGGACCGGGTCATCCAGATCAACCTGTCCAGCCAGTTCCGACTCACCCAGGCCGTCGCCCGTCAGATGCTCGAGCGCCGACGCGGCAAGGTGATCTTCACCGCGTCGCTGCTGAGTTTCCAGGGCGGCATCAACGTTCCCGGGTACGCCGCCGCGAAGTCCGGCATCGCCGGTCTGACCAAGGCACTCTCCAACGAGTGGTCCTCGCACGGCGTCAACGTGAACGCGATCGCCCCCGGCTACATCGCCACCGACAACACCGAGGCGCTGCGCGCCGACATCGACCGCTCGCGCTCCATCCTCGAGCGCATCCCCGCCGGACGCTGGGGTGAGGCGTCCGACCTCGCGGGCGCCACCGTCTTCCTCGCCGCACCCGCCTCCGACTACGTCTCGGGCATCGCCCTCCCCGTCGACGGCGGCTGGCTCGGCCGGTGA
- a CDS encoding alcohol dehydrogenase catalytic domain-containing protein, whose amino-acid sequence MNGLAYAGNRELIAVDAPATPPAAGEVQLAVAYTGLCGTDLHIFHGNMDARVRMPLVFGHEMSGTVAALGEGVSGWDVGEAVTVMPLDWDGTCPACVAGNEHICQNLDFIGIDSPGSLQQRWNVPVRALVRVPADTRLDHAALIEPVAVAVHDVRRSELVPGDKAVVIGGGPIGLLIATVARHAGADVLVIELDEKRRAQIAELGFATLDPRERDQKDAVEEWTAGAGADVVFEVSGAAPAVLGATDLVKVRGTLVVVAIHPTPRPIDLQRVFWRELRILGARVYQRADFETAVELITEGVIPADRLITRIVSLGDTAEAFADLEAGRAMKILVDVAGQS is encoded by the coding sequence GTGAACGGTCTCGCCTACGCCGGCAACCGCGAACTCATCGCCGTGGACGCTCCCGCGACACCCCCCGCCGCAGGCGAGGTGCAGCTCGCGGTCGCCTACACCGGCCTCTGCGGCACCGATCTGCACATCTTCCACGGGAACATGGACGCGCGTGTCCGCATGCCGCTCGTCTTCGGGCACGAGATGAGCGGAACCGTTGCCGCGCTCGGCGAGGGGGTGTCGGGCTGGGACGTGGGTGAGGCCGTCACCGTCATGCCGCTCGACTGGGACGGCACGTGCCCCGCGTGCGTTGCCGGCAATGAGCACATCTGCCAGAACCTCGACTTCATCGGCATCGACTCCCCCGGCTCGCTGCAACAGCGCTGGAACGTGCCCGTGCGCGCACTCGTACGAGTGCCCGCGGACACACGGCTCGACCATGCCGCCCTCATCGAGCCCGTCGCCGTCGCCGTGCACGATGTCCGCCGCAGCGAGCTCGTCCCGGGCGACAAGGCCGTCGTGATCGGCGGCGGCCCGATCGGTCTGCTCATCGCGACCGTCGCCCGTCATGCCGGGGCCGACGTGCTCGTGATCGAACTCGACGAGAAGCGACGCGCCCAGATCGCCGAGCTCGGCTTCGCGACCCTCGATCCGCGCGAGCGCGACCAGAAGGATGCCGTCGAGGAGTGGACAGCGGGCGCGGGCGCCGACGTCGTCTTCGAGGTCTCCGGCGCCGCACCCGCCGTTCTCGGCGCGACGGACCTCGTCAAAGTCCGCGGCACCCTGGTCGTGGTCGCGATCCACCCGACTCCCCGTCCGATCGACCTGCAGCGGGTGTTCTGGCGCGAACTTCGCATCCTGGGCGCACGCGTGTACCAGCGCGCCGACTTCGAGACGGCGGTGGAACTCATCACCGAGGGTGTGATCCCCGCCGACCGACTCATCACGCGCATCGTCTCGCTCGGCGACACCGCGGAAGCCTTCGCCGACCTCGAAGCCGGCCGTGCCATGAAGATCCTCGTCGACGTGGCCGGTCAGTCATGA
- a CDS encoding amidohydrolase family protein produces MIVDAHLHVWDPTRAPYPWLTSALHPIDRTLLIDDIAADLDHAGVDRVVLVQAADNAADTELMRSEARRHPRRVAGIVAWLPLDDPAALERGIESFAGDPLIVGIRNLIHDREPGWLSGSAQNHALALLAQAGLALDFVTSSAEALGEIPGLAGRHPALRIVIDHLGKPPIGGTAQERLRWRELLRDAAAHPLVHAKLSGLYPPQGDTTAWSVDDIRPFIDDAVEILGPARLMYGSDWPIVVRAGGHHRAHAALTEIIGGWDAADRDAALGGTASAFYRLPSTPTLERTTA; encoded by the coding sequence ATGATCGTCGATGCGCATCTGCACGTCTGGGACCCGACCCGGGCTCCCTACCCCTGGCTCACGTCGGCACTGCATCCGATCGATCGCACCCTCTTGATCGATGACATCGCCGCAGACCTCGACCACGCCGGTGTCGACCGCGTCGTACTCGTCCAGGCCGCCGACAACGCGGCCGACACGGAGCTCATGCGCTCCGAGGCGCGGCGACACCCGCGCCGTGTGGCCGGCATCGTCGCGTGGCTGCCGCTGGACGACCCCGCGGCCCTCGAGCGCGGCATCGAGAGCTTCGCCGGCGATCCGTTGATCGTCGGCATCCGCAATCTCATCCACGACCGCGAGCCGGGCTGGCTGTCCGGCTCGGCGCAGAACCACGCGCTCGCCCTGCTGGCGCAGGCCGGCCTCGCGCTCGACTTCGTCACCTCCTCCGCCGAGGCGCTGGGCGAGATCCCCGGCCTCGCCGGGCGCCATCCCGCGCTGCGGATCGTCATCGACCATCTCGGCAAGCCGCCGATCGGGGGCACCGCCCAGGAGCGACTGCGCTGGCGCGAACTGCTGCGGGATGCCGCCGCGCACCCGCTCGTGCATGCCAAGCTCTCCGGACTCTACCCGCCTCAGGGCGACACGACCGCCTGGTCGGTCGACGACATCCGTCCGTTCATCGACGACGCGGTCGAGATCCTGGGCCCCGCACGGCTGATGTACGGCAGCGACTGGCCCATCGTCGTGCGCGCCGGCGGGCATCACCGCGCCCACGCCGCGCTCACCGAGATCATCGGCGGCTGGGATGCCGCCGATCGCGACGCCGCGCTCGGCGGCACGGCGAGCGCCTTCTACCGACTTCCTTCCACCCCGACCCTCGAGAGGACGACAGCGTGA
- a CDS encoding aldo/keto reductase: MRQRAIGGRIDVSEVGFGAAQLGNLYRKTSDVEAAEAVQAAWDRGIRYFDTAPHYGVGLSELRLGRALQGRPRDAFVVSTKVGRALIPTPARAAAGLLDDENGFAAPATHQRKWDFSRDGVLRSIEGSLDRLGLDRIDIAYLHDPDDYWDEASTSGIDALVELREQGVVRAIGAGMNQAEMLTQFIAHCDVDVVMVAGRHTLLDRRAQDEMLPLAHERGVAVVSAAVYNSGLLSSPIVRDDATYDYGPAPVDVIAHARRLADITTRHGITLPDAAVQYPLRDPAVVSVVVGMRNAAQVNSTVDRYETPISDEAWTELETA, from the coding sequence ATGCGTCAGCGAGCCATCGGCGGCCGTATCGATGTCTCCGAAGTGGGGTTTGGGGCCGCGCAGCTGGGGAACCTCTATCGCAAGACCTCCGACGTCGAGGCGGCGGAGGCCGTGCAGGCGGCGTGGGACCGCGGCATCCGCTACTTCGACACCGCACCGCACTACGGCGTGGGACTGTCGGAGCTGCGCCTCGGACGGGCGCTGCAGGGCCGGCCGCGTGACGCGTTCGTCGTCTCGACGAAGGTCGGACGCGCCCTCATCCCCACCCCCGCCCGTGCGGCAGCGGGACTGCTCGACGACGAGAACGGCTTCGCCGCACCGGCCACGCACCAGCGCAAGTGGGACTTCTCCCGCGACGGCGTGCTCCGCTCCATCGAGGGCAGCCTCGATCGGCTGGGGCTCGACCGCATCGACATCGCCTACCTGCATGATCCGGACGACTACTGGGACGAGGCGTCCACGAGCGGGATCGATGCGCTCGTCGAACTGCGCGAACAAGGTGTGGTCCGTGCGATCGGCGCCGGAATGAACCAGGCGGAGATGCTCACGCAGTTCATCGCTCACTGCGATGTCGACGTGGTCATGGTCGCCGGACGGCACACGCTTCTCGACCGCCGAGCCCAGGACGAAATGCTGCCCCTGGCGCACGAGCGCGGCGTCGCCGTGGTTTCCGCCGCCGTCTACAACTCGGGCCTGCTCAGCAGTCCCATCGTCCGTGACGATGCGACCTACGATTACGGGCCCGCGCCCGTCGACGTCATCGCCCACGCACGGCGCCTCGCCGACATCACCACCCGCCACGGCATCACACTGCCCGACGCGGCGGTGCAGTACCCGCTGCGCGACCCCGCGGTGGTCTCGGTCGTGGTGGGCATGCGCAACGCCGCCCAGGTGAACAGCACGGTCGACAGGTACGAGACACCGATCTCGGACGAGGCCTGGACGGAACTGGAGACCGCATGA
- a CDS encoding GDSL-type esterase/lipase family protein, with protein MFTTAFPSTAVSVVGALDSVPGIYGPRPRRLPPWTRRQIPDPVFDFVVGMTSGVRIAARTGATRVTLELAIIGIDTGVRPAAPAVLDLVVDGAHRERVFVPGAAQTLVAADGTVTQEHPPVAVTFHTGATRREREIEIWLPHTTAVELVALCADAPVTPPRDDRPVWVHHGSSISQCGEASAPTRTWPAIAAAHGGYSLRSLGFSGNAVGDPFVARTIRDQPADAISIEIGINVVNGDLMRRRMFEPVLHGFLDTVREGHPQAPVLMLGPIPCPAHEEAPGPTVLDDRGRARSAGTPAEIERGAMNLRVVREALARVLAARADDARLFFLDGRELLPDTEVADLDDGLHPNAAAYERMGVRFAAHAFTAGAPLVRPHV; from the coding sequence GTGTTCACGACCGCTTTTCCCTCGACGGCGGTGTCCGTCGTCGGCGCGCTGGACAGCGTGCCGGGCATCTACGGCCCCCGCCCACGGCGGCTTCCGCCCTGGACGCGACGGCAGATCCCCGACCCCGTCTTCGACTTCGTCGTCGGCATGACATCCGGTGTGCGCATCGCCGCTCGCACGGGGGCGACGCGTGTGACCTTGGAGCTCGCGATCATCGGCATCGACACCGGCGTACGCCCGGCAGCGCCGGCGGTGCTCGATCTGGTCGTCGACGGCGCGCACCGCGAGCGTGTCTTCGTGCCGGGCGCGGCCCAGACCCTCGTCGCTGCGGACGGCACGGTGACCCAGGAGCACCCGCCCGTCGCCGTGACGTTCCACACCGGCGCCACTCGACGCGAGCGCGAGATCGAGATCTGGCTTCCGCACACCACGGCCGTCGAGCTCGTCGCGCTCTGCGCCGACGCACCCGTGACGCCGCCGCGCGACGATCGACCCGTCTGGGTGCACCACGGGTCGTCCATCAGCCAGTGCGGAGAAGCGTCGGCGCCCACCCGCACATGGCCGGCGATCGCCGCGGCGCACGGCGGCTACAGCCTGCGCAGCCTCGGCTTCAGCGGCAACGCGGTGGGCGACCCGTTCGTCGCTCGAACGATCCGCGACCAGCCGGCCGATGCGATCAGCATCGAGATCGGCATCAACGTCGTCAACGGCGACCTCATGCGTCGCCGTATGTTCGAACCGGTGCTGCATGGATTTCTGGACACCGTGCGCGAAGGGCATCCACAGGCGCCGGTGCTGATGCTCGGGCCGATACCCTGCCCGGCCCACGAAGAGGCGCCGGGTCCCACCGTTCTCGACGATCGCGGCCGCGCACGCAGCGCGGGGACGCCGGCGGAGATCGAGCGCGGGGCGATGAACCTCCGCGTCGTGCGCGAGGCGCTCGCGCGGGTGCTCGCGGCGCGCGCGGACGATGCGCGACTCTTCTTCCTCGACGGTCGAGAGCTGCTTCCGGATACCGAGGTGGCTGACCTCGACGACGGGCTTCACCCGAACGCCGCCGCCTACGAGCGGATGGGCGTTCGCTTCGCGGCGCACGCGTTCACCGCGGGTGCGCCATTGGTCAGGCCGCACGTCTGA
- a CDS encoding LacI family DNA-binding transcriptional regulator, with translation MPQRSARLVDVARAAGVSVPTASQVMNDTGRVADATRERVLAAARDLDYRPNALARSVAMGRSRTIGVLAENAAGAFCMPVLIGINRALSAHDLASVLYDAQHEPDLRRDHIRHMIDRQVDGIIVIGEGPDVAIDDLGVSFSGPVVHAFGPHHATNASSIHPDERAGGALAAQSLIALGRRRIAHVTAEEHLPSVRERSRGFAAALGEAGLEPAAVLHGSFSRGWGHLAAEILHARTPAVDAVFAGSDAIAIGLAAGFEAAGLRVPEDVAIVGYDHVAGYGDDIDPYLASIDPRLTDVGERAARHLIGSLDDEDADASPVVPRFVEGATTRGGDDRRHRLVETLLRTVTAPPVIGTSRTDSPHG, from the coding sequence ATGCCGCAGCGCTCTGCCCGCCTGGTCGATGTCGCCCGTGCCGCCGGCGTGTCGGTGCCGACCGCATCGCAGGTCATGAACGACACCGGTCGCGTCGCGGACGCGACGCGGGAGCGGGTGCTCGCGGCCGCCCGCGACCTCGACTATCGGCCCAACGCTCTCGCCCGCAGTGTCGCCATGGGCCGCAGTCGCACGATCGGCGTCCTCGCGGAGAATGCGGCCGGCGCGTTCTGCATGCCCGTTCTGATCGGCATCAACCGGGCGCTCAGCGCGCACGACCTCGCCAGCGTCCTGTACGACGCTCAGCACGAGCCGGACCTGCGCCGCGACCACATCCGGCACATGATCGATCGCCAAGTCGACGGCATCATCGTCATCGGGGAGGGTCCGGATGTCGCGATCGACGACCTCGGTGTCTCCTTCTCCGGGCCGGTGGTCCATGCGTTCGGACCGCACCATGCGACGAATGCCAGCAGCATCCACCCCGATGAGCGTGCGGGGGGCGCGCTGGCCGCGCAGAGCCTCATCGCACTCGGGCGCCGGCGCATCGCCCACGTCACCGCCGAGGAGCACCTCCCCTCCGTCCGCGAGCGATCGCGCGGATTCGCTGCTGCGCTCGGCGAGGCGGGCCTCGAGCCGGCCGCCGTCCTCCACGGGTCGTTCAGCCGGGGATGGGGCCATCTCGCCGCCGAGATCCTCCACGCTCGCACGCCGGCCGTCGACGCCGTCTTCGCCGGCAGCGATGCCATCGCGATCGGGTTGGCCGCGGGGTTCGAGGCGGCCGGCCTGCGCGTTCCCGAGGACGTCGCGATCGTCGGCTATGACCACGTCGCGGGCTACGGCGACGACATCGATCCCTACCTGGCATCCATCGATCCTCGGCTGACGGATGTCGGCGAGCGCGCCGCCCGTCACCTCATCGGAAGCCTGGACGATGAGGATGCCGATGCGTCTCCCGTCGTTCCCCGATTCGTCGAAGGGGCGACGACCCGGGGTGGGGACGACCGCCGTCATCGCCTGGTCGAGACCCTGCTGCGCACGGTCACCGCACCTCCCGTCATCGGCACGTCGCGCACGGACTCGCCCCACGGATGA
- a CDS encoding serine hydrolase domain-containing protein produces MSNDGATEIAVHGDVRSDFAAVRSAFADVLQADRAGGALCVVHRGETVVDLWGGVDPLSGTAWERDSTTLAFSAAKGIVAMLVAQQIQRGTIDPLAPVAAYWPEFAVAGKASITVADVLTHTAGMPTLPLDDARDLLDPVRLAARAAQRSPDYPPGSARVYHVLSYGLLAGEILRRVTGLDAGALLQREIAAPLGADLWLGTPPEADGRFRPVLMDPIVPPPEPGGTDSASGAACRSAYTSTLQIVPLFEREDGVQGTELVNGSDFRRALVPGGGLVATARGIARAYGACVAPVNGVRLLDDDTVAKVSADWLDGVAEPACNPAAALTTRWGLGFEIAHELCPMLGPGSFGHAGMGGRLAFAHPGSRTGFAFIGQRMLFPEPGRDPRWRRLLDALAPALG; encoded by the coding sequence GTGTCCAATGATGGTGCCACCGAGATCGCCGTGCACGGCGACGTCCGCTCCGATTTCGCTGCCGTGCGCTCGGCCTTCGCCGACGTCCTCCAGGCCGACCGAGCCGGGGGCGCGCTCTGTGTCGTCCACCGGGGCGAGACCGTCGTCGATCTGTGGGGCGGTGTCGATCCCCTCTCCGGGACGGCGTGGGAGCGCGATTCCACGACGCTCGCGTTCTCGGCGGCCAAGGGCATCGTCGCGATGCTGGTGGCCCAGCAGATCCAGCGGGGAACGATCGATCCCCTGGCGCCCGTCGCGGCCTACTGGCCGGAGTTCGCGGTCGCGGGCAAGGCGTCGATCACGGTCGCCGATGTCCTCACGCACACGGCGGGGATGCCGACGCTTCCGCTCGATGACGCGCGGGATCTTCTCGATCCCGTGCGGTTGGCCGCACGCGCCGCGCAGCGTTCCCCCGACTATCCGCCGGGCAGCGCCCGGGTCTACCACGTGCTCAGTTACGGCCTGCTGGCGGGCGAGATCCTTCGTCGCGTCACCGGTCTCGACGCCGGTGCGCTGCTGCAGCGGGAGATCGCGGCGCCGCTCGGCGCCGACCTCTGGCTGGGTACGCCTCCCGAAGCCGACGGTCGGTTCCGGCCGGTGCTGATGGACCCGATCGTGCCGCCTCCCGAGCCGGGCGGCACCGACTCCGCGTCCGGGGCCGCCTGCCGATCCGCCTACACGAGCACCCTGCAGATCGTGCCCCTCTTCGAGCGGGAGGACGGCGTGCAGGGAACGGAGCTCGTGAACGGCAGCGACTTTCGGAGGGCGCTCGTTCCCGGGGGCGGGCTCGTCGCCACGGCGCGCGGCATCGCGCGCGCCTACGGTGCCTGCGTCGCGCCCGTCAACGGCGTCCGACTGCTCGACGACGACACGGTGGCGAAGGTCTCGGCGGACTGGCTGGACGGCGTGGCCGAGCCGGCATGCAACCCCGCCGCGGCACTGACCACGCGCTGGGGCCTCGGCTTCGAGATCGCTCACGAGCTCTGCCCTATGCTCGGGCCGGGCTCGTTCGGCCACGCCGGCATGGGCGGGCGTCTCGCCTTCGCTCATCCCGGATCACGCACGGGCTTCGCCTTCATCGGTCAGCGGATGCTCTTTCCCGAACCGGGGCGCGACCCACGCTGGCGACGTCTGCTCGACGCGCTGGCGCCGGCGCTCGGCTGA